One genomic window of Salmo salar chromosome ssa12, Ssal_v3.1, whole genome shotgun sequence includes the following:
- the ccdc174 gene encoding LOW QUALITY PROTEIN: coiled-coil domain-containing protein 174 (The sequence of the model RefSeq protein was modified relative to this genomic sequence to represent the inferred CDS: inserted 1 base in 1 codon), whose product MPNERARELLPQPTQGVGGRSWRCMKKDLPGFKKLDQDFQGKGLDPAEKDRLSEDMHRELQRQAWEREEAMNRPVGRIHNEDIREQEARELGVGYFAFSQDQEQRRKXETLDMLRYQMTDQRSKREQLKEKRKALLNAQLAKVRQRKMKTKLDGTQDDQGAGHNQEEAPAVKELEVEIQERRDTKSGVPHV is encoded by the exons ATGCccaatgagagagcgagagagctccTCCCCCAACCCACCCAAGGAGTG GGTGGACGATCTTGGAGATGCATGAAGAAAGACCTACCAGGGTTCAAGAAATTGGACCAAGACTTTCAGGGAAAAGG ACTTGACCCGGCTGAGAAGGACCGACTGTCAGAGGACATGCATAGAGAGCTGCAGAGGCAAgcctgggagagggaggaggccaTGAACAGGCCTGTGGGACGAATCCACAACGAGGACATCAGGGAGCAAG AGGCCCGTGAGCTGGGTGTGGGCTACTTTGCATTTTCTCAGGACCAGGAGCAGCGCAGGA CAGAGACTCTGGACATGCTCAGATACCAG atgACAGACCAGCGCAGTAAGAGGGAGCAGTTGAAGGAGAAGAGGAAGGCTCTGCTGAATGCTCAGTTGGCCAAGGTGAGGCAAAGGAAGATGAAGACTAAGCTGGACGGAACACAGGACGACCAGGGAGCTGGACACAACCAAG AAGAGGCCCCTGCAGTGAAGGAGTTGGAGGTAGAAAtccaagagaggagagacaccaaGTCAGGAGTACCCCACGTCTGA
- the ghrl gene encoding appetite-regulating hormone isoform X1, translating into MLLKRNTGLMILMLCTLALWAKSVSGGSSFLSPSQKPQVRQGKGKPPRVGRRDIESFAELFEGPLHQEDKHNTIKAPFEMGITMSEEEFQEYGAVLQKILQDVLGDTATAE; encoded by the exons ATGCTACTGAAGAGAAACACAGGTCTCATGATACTGATGCTGTGTACTCTGGCACTGTGGGCCAAGTCAGTCAGTGGAGGGTCCAGCTTCCTCAGCCCCTCCCAGAAACCACAGGTAAGACAG GGTAAAGGGAAGCCCCCTCGAGTTGGTCGGCGAGACATTGAAAGCTTTGCTGAGCTGTTTGAGGGTCCCCTTCACCAGGAAGACAAACACAATACA ATCAAGGCTCCTTTTGAGATGGGCATCACCATGAGTGAGGAGGAGTTTCAGGAGTATGGTGCCGTGCTGCAGAAGATCCTGCAGGATGTCCTGGGAGACACTGCCACTGCAG AATGA
- the ghrl gene encoding appetite-regulating hormone precursor, whose translation MLLKRNTGLMILMLCTLALWAKSVSGGSSFLSPSQKPQGKGKPPRVGRRDIESFAELFEGPLHQEDKHNTIKAPFEMGITMSEEEFQEYGAVLQKILQDVLGDTATAE comes from the exons ATGCTACTGAAGAGAAACACAGGTCTCATGATACTGATGCTGTGTACTCTGGCACTGTGGGCCAAGTCAGTCAGTGGAGGGTCCAGCTTCCTCAGCCCCTCCCAGAAACCACAG GGTAAAGGGAAGCCCCCTCGAGTTGGTCGGCGAGACATTGAAAGCTTTGCTGAGCTGTTTGAGGGTCCCCTTCACCAGGAAGACAAACACAATACA ATCAAGGCTCCTTTTGAGATGGGCATCACCATGAGTGAGGAGGAGTTTCAGGAGTATGGTGCCGTGCTGCAGAAGATCCTGCAGGATGTCCTGGGAGACACTGCCACTGCAG AATGA
- the tatdn2 gene encoding putative deoxyribonuclease TATDN2 — protein MDSNNREKVKFDWLRTTLGSPTKFRKSNGETPEPTRWSVSPSEVLTSPDLDVSAGLGELEDISLDTPKRKEVTSQDDPSGSNLFTGKIKGLRNLSRKCLKDLTPSESKAILKDTSQSENRVSSPTPSACGLKRKDRTPQEGSKAIYLKALTAAIRGRGEKQYPAKATAEISPSFAKKSSTKKNQSLDTANDDMPSLEPDDCMALDLDCCSAQSENESEDMAPLEGGDYYFRPMVFEETGTQDENMGLKKDTRSVVLKRDDSPDWSDVEFPVVVETFSQEESPSHSNAKVEPKREVSSSDSSLPALDYIPNSLLYFTKPQTYHPDTWKLNFPAVNAQSGSITAPTLFSPSTNRLNDVVQPPSESPAQPFPQSWRTVFISSKQIPPEKPNSAQPPPPGTPRTGMGGIGAPHSPSSVSSSPDPFALWVPAIRSSNTSPATHKIHHLFSSPYCPCEQTFRRYSDGGPSFPSSSPSRCYDNSTTTRRMSVGVEPIWACDPSQRRASQHGFVDTHCHLDMLWGKLGFRGTFARFRSLHKSSFPTDFHGCIADFCNPRIMVREALWEGLLAEELVWGAFGCHPHFAKEYSEAHEHSILMAMRHPKAIAFGEIGLDYSHKNSTNTCRQKEVFERQLKLAVAMNKPLVIHCRDADDDLLLIMKKCVPQDYKIHRHCFTNSYPVIEPFLKEFPNLCVGFTALITYPRAYEARDAIRKIPLDRILLETDAPYFLPRQVSKDVCRFAHPGMGIHTLREISLLKGESITTVLTTIRRNTTQLYGI, from the exons ATGGACAGCAACAACAGAGAGAAGGTGAAGTTTGACTGGCTACGGACAACACTCGGCTCGCCTACAAAATTCCGCAAGAGCAATGGTGAAACACCCGAGCCCACCCGCTGGAGTGTGTCGCCCAGTGAGGTTTTGACTTCCCCTGATCTGGACGTGTCGGCTGGTCTGGGAGAGCTGGAGGACATCTCCCTAGACACACCCAAGAGAAAGGAGGTCACCTCGCAAGACGACCCCAGCGGGAGCAACCTCTTCACAGGGAAAATCAAGGGGCTCAGGAATCTCTCCAGAAAATGTCTGAAAGATCTCACTCCCTCCGAGTCCAAG GCGATACTCAAGGACACATCCCAGTCAGAAAACCGTGTCTCCTCACCTACACCTTCAGCCTGTGGTCTGAAGAGGAAAGACCGGACACCACAGGAGGGGTCGAAGGCCATCTACCTGAAGGCTTTGACCGCTGCTatcaggggaagaggagagaagcaATACCCGGCCAAAGCGACCGCCGAGATAAGCCCTTCTTTCGCCAAGAAGTCATCCACAAAAAAGAACCAGTCTTTGGACACAGCCAACGACGACATGCCCAGTTTGGAACCAGATGACTGCATGGCTCTTGACTTAGACTGCTGCTCAGCCCAGTCAGAGAACGAGTCAGAGGACATGGCTCCCCTCGAGGGCGGAGACTACTATTTCCGCCCAATGGTGTTTGAGGAAACAGGGACACAGGATGAGAACATGGGTCTCAAAAAAGACACAAGG AGTGTGGTTCTGAAAAGGGATGACTCCCCTGATTGGTCAGATGTTGAGTTCCCTGTGGTGGTGGAGACCTTCTCCCAGGAGGAGTCTCCATCGCATTCCAATGCCAAGGTGGAGCCCAAGAGAGAGGTCAGCAGCAGTGACTCCTCCTTACCTGCTCTGGACTACATTCCTAACTCTCTACTTTACTTCACGAAGCCTCAAACATACCACCCAGACACCTGGAAACTCAACTTTCCTGCTGTGAATGCTCAGAGTGGTAGCATTACAGCGCccactctcttctccccctctacaaaCAGACTGAATGATGTTGTTCAGCCACCCAGTGAGAGCCCAGCACAGCCCTTCCCTCAGTCATGGAGGACGGTGTTCATTTCCTCCAAGCAAATCCCCCCAGAGAAGCCGAACAGTGCACAGCCACCTCCCCCCGGGACACCCAGGACTGGCATGGGAGGCATCGGTGCCCCGCACTCCCCCAGCAGTGTCTCCTCCTCCCCAGACCCCTTTGCTCTGTGGGTGCCTGCTATTCGCTCCAGCAACACTTCGCCTGCTACACACAAAATCCACCACCTGTTCTCCAGCCCCTACTGCCCCTGTGAACAGACCTTCCGAAGGTACTCTGACGGAGGCCCCTcctttccctcttcctccccctccaggTGCTATGACAACAGCACCACCACCAGGAGAATGTCAGTGGGGGTAGAGCCTATCTGGGCATGCGACCCCTCCCAGCGGAGGGCGAGCCAACATGGCTTCGTGGACACCCACTGCCACCTGGACATGCTGTGGGGCAAGCTGGGCTTCCGGGGCACCTTTGCCCGCTTCCGCAGCCTGCACAAGAGCAGCTTCCCGACGGATTTTCACGGCTGCATCGCCGACTTCTGCAACCCTCGGATCATGGTGCGGGAAGCGCTGTGGGAGGGCCTGCTGGCGGAGGAGCTGGTCTGGGGGGCGTTCGGGTGCCACCCCCACTTCGCCAAGGAGTACTCTGAGGCCCACGAGCATAGTATTCTAATGGCCATGCGACACCCTAAAGCTATAGCCTTTGGCGAGATCGGCCTGGACTACTCCCACAAGAACTCCACCAACACATGCAGGCAGAAAGAG GTGTTTGAACGTCAGCTGAAACTGGCTGTGGCTATGAACAAGCCTCTGGTGATCCACTGCAGGGACGCAGACGATGACCTGCTGCTCATCATGAAGAAGTGTGTGCCCCAGGACTACAAAATCCACAG ACACTGTTTCACCAACAGTTACCCGGTGATCGAGCCCTTCCTGAAGGAGTTTCCCAACCTGTGTGTGGGCTTCACAGCTCTCATCACCTACCCCAGGGCATACGAGGCCCGTGACGCGATCCGCAAGATCCCCCTCGACCGCATCCTCCTGGAGACAGACGCACCCTATTTCCTGCCCCGACag GTTAGTAAAGATGTCTGTAGGTTTGCCCACCCAGGCATGGGTATTCACACCCTGCGTGAGATCAGCCTTCTGAAGGGAGAAAGCATCACCACGGTGCTCACCACGATCCGACGCAACACCACCCAGCTCTACGGCATCTGA